A DNA window from Trypanosoma brucei brucei TREU927 chromosome 11 chr11_scaffold01 genomic scaffold, whole genome shotgun sequence contains the following coding sequences:
- a CDS encoding ubiquinone biosynthesis methyltransferase, putative codes for MLRRSGCFLNMGLGDEYVKKVFNSVASKYDMMNDVLSLGIHRLWKREFVRDYVRPCPGGSYVDVAGGTGDIAFRIIDEVRQLERGLPGLTPPDFRGVGVTVVDINEQMVHEGEARAAREGYDGLEWIVASGEELPLDDMQFDGYTVSFGLRNFSDRPKALREAHRVLKVGGVLSVLEFSKVTCSLLRVPYDVWSYGFIPQAGRILANEESYRYLVDSIRAFPDQETLAEMIREAGFGYVRYDNLSGGIACVHTAVKTEAVPIHKPKSEVENAMAQQERVVEDSKVGAA; via the coding sequence ATGCTCCGTCGCAGTGGTTGCTTCCTCAACATGGGGCTGGGGGACGAGTACGTGAAAAAGGTGTTCAACAGCGTGGCCAGCAAGTATGATATGATGAACGATGTTCTTTCGCTTGGCATACACCGCCTGTGGAAGCGCGAATTTGTCCGTGACTACGTACGACCGTGCCCTGGTGGATCGTACGTTGACGTCGCTGGAGGTACTGGCGATATTGCCTTTCGCATAATTGATGAAGTGCGCCAGTTGGAACGGGGACTTCCAGGCCTTACACCTCCCGACTTTCGAGGAGTTGGTGTGACGGTTGTGGACATTAATGAACAGATGGTTCACGAGGGAGAGGCCCGGGCAGCACGGGAAGGATATGATGGTTTGGAGTGGATTGTCGCCAGCGGGGAGGAGCTTCCGTTGGATGACATGCAGTTCGATGGCTACACGGTATCGTTTGGCCTGCGGAATTTCAGTGACAGGCCGAAAGCCCTTCGAGAAGCGCATCGAGTGCTGAAAGTGGGTGGTGTACTGAGCGTGCTGGAGTTTAGCAAAGTCACGTGCTCGCTGCTGCGCGTGCCTTACGACGTGTGGTCTTACGGTTTCATTCCACAAGCCGGCCGGATTTTGGCAAATGAGGAAAGCTATAGGTACCTTGTGGATAGCATTAGAGCCTTTCCCGATCAGGAGACCCTCGCAGAGATGATTCGGGAGGCGGGATTCGGTTACGTGAGGTATGATAATCTCTCTGGCGGAATCGCATGCGTACACACCGCAGTAAAAACGGAGGCTGTTCCAATACATAAACCTAAGTCAGAGGTAGAAAACGCTATGGCGCAACAGGAGCGAGTGGTAGAAGACAGTAAAGTGGGGGCTGCATAG